A genomic segment from Mustela lutreola isolate mMusLut2 chromosome 15, mMusLut2.pri, whole genome shotgun sequence encodes:
- the EVPL gene encoding envoplakin isoform X3, whose product MFKGLSKGSQGKGSPKGSPAKGSPKGSPSKHSRAATQELALLISRMQANADQVERDILETQKRLQQDRLHSEQSQALQHRQEVGRSLKEAEVLLKDLFLDVDKARRLKHPQAEEIEKDIKQLHERVTQECAEYRALYEKIVLPPDMGPRVDWARVLEQKQKQVCEGRYGPGMAELEQQIAEHNILQKEIEAYGQQLRNLIGPDAATIRSQYRDLLKAASWRGQSLGSLYTHLQACTRQLSALAQQQQSILQQDWSDLLADPEGLRQEYEHFKQHELLSQEQSVNQLEDDGERMVELGHPAVGPIQTHQEALKMEWQNFLNLCICQESQLQHVEAYRRFQEEADSVSQTLEKVNSSLDTQYSPAPGAPPGASTELLQQLEAEKKQLAVAEKTIKDLQRRSQQVAPLPQRRNPPQQPLHVDSICDWDSGELLRGERYLLMDNTDQHTWVVQGPGGETKRAPAACFCIPAPDPEAVTRASKLASELQALKQRLDTVQSHLVASATQPLQTGQQAPTGSAPADPQAQKLLTQMTRLDGDLKQIEKQVLAWARAPLSRETPLQDLEGRIQSHKDTAQRLQGLGAEKEAAQRECEAFLSAQPVGPSALNLPVTLNSVKNKYNDVQVLCNLYGEKARAALGLERQIQDADRVIRGFETTVAQEAPIPAGPGALQDRVSELQRLRRELLERQACVLGLHRELKATEHACGALRNNFHEFCQDLPRQQRQARALTDRYHAVGDQLDLREKMLQDVGLTYQQFKNCRDNLSFWLEHLPRAQVRPGEGPSQIAYKLQAQKRLQQEIQGREQDRAMVSRLSQDLQAALQDYELQADTYRCSLETTEAGSAPKRARVVPLQESIRAQEKSLTKAYTELAAAHQQQLRQLEFARKMLEKKELSEDIQVTHGAQQGSAGPARAGRESEALKSQLEEERKRVAQVQQQLQEQRDQLLQLRTQRPVERLEEKEVVEFYRDPQLESSLSRARSQLEDEGKKRASLQADLEAAAQKVVQLESKRRAMQPHLLTKEVTQIERDPGLESQAAQLSGEIQHLRGENAAVSARLEALKKELLALEQKAPSVKEKVVVKEVVKVEKDLEMLKAAQALRRQVEEDVGRRKAAADAAAQLQARIREQERAIGAVEPKVIVKEVKTVEQDPGLLEEASRLRGLLEEARSRDAALARELEDLRAKCSALEKQKPKVQLQERVHETFQVAPETQQEMARLRAQLQETAGRRSRAEQEVEGLLPDLAALRARKPTVEYKEVTREVVKHERSPEVLREIDRLKAQLNELVNGSGRAREQLIRLQGERDEWRRERSKVETKTVNKEVVRHEKDPVLEKEAERLRQEVREAAQKRRAAEDAVHELQNRYLLLERRRPEEKVVVQEVVVTQKDPKLREDHSRLSRSLDEEAGRRRQLEREVQQLRAAVQEQESLLSFREDRSKKLAAERELRQLTLRIQELEKRPPVVQEKIIMEEVVKLEKDPALEKSTEALRQDLDQEKTQVTELHRECKNLQVQIDVLQTTKSQEKTIYKEVIRVEKDRVLEGERSRAWEALNRERAARQSREEDVRHLRERLDRAEALGRTWAREEAELHKARDQADQERRQLRQELRELERQKQQKVLQLQEEAELLNQKTESERQKAAQRGQELSQLEAAILCEKDQIYEKERTLRDLHAKVSREELHQETQTRETNLSTKISILEPDTGKDMSPYEAYKRGVIDRGQYLQLQELECDWEEVTTSGPCGEESVLLDRKSGKQYSIEAALRCRRISKEEYHLYKDGHLPISEFALLVAGETKPSSSLSIGSIISKSPLASPTPQSPGFFSPSVNLGLADDSFPIAGIYDTTTDNKCTIKTAVAKNMLDPITGQKLLEAQAATGGIVDLLSRERYSVHKAMERGLIENSSTQRLLNAQKAFTGIEDPVTKKRLSVGEAIQKGWMPQESVLPHLQAQHLTGGLIDPKRTGRIPVPQAVLSGMISEELAQLLREEASYEKDLTDPISKERISYKEAMGRCRRDPLSGLLLLPATLEGYHCYRPASPRLLRCRR is encoded by the exons TGCAGGCCAATGCCGACCAGGTGGAGAGGGACATCCTGGAGACCCAGAAGAGACTGCAGCAG GACCGGCTGCACAGTGAGCAGAGCCAGGCCCTGCAGCACCGGCAGGAGGTGGGCCGCAGCCTGAAGGAGGCCGAGGTGCTGCTGAAGGACCTCTTCCTGGATGTGGACAAGGCCCGGCGCCTCAAGCACCCGCAGGCCGAGGAGATCGAGAAGGA CATCAAGCAGCTACACGAGCGGGTGACCCAGGAGTGTGCCGAGTACCGTGCCCTGTATGAGAAGATAGTGCTGCCGCCCGACATGGGGCCCAGGGTGGACTGGGCGCGCGTGCTGGAGCAGAAACAG AAGCAAGTCTGCGAGGGCCGGTACGGGCCGGGCATGGCGGAGCTGGAGCAGCAGATCGCCGAGCACAACATCCTGCAGAAGGAGATCGAGGCCTACGGGCAGCAGCTCCGGAACCTCATTGGGCCG GACGCAGCTACCATCAGGAGCCAATACCGGGACCTCctg AAGGCGGCCTCGTGGCGCGGGCAGAGCCTGGGCAGCCTGTACACGCACCTGCAGGCCTGCACGCGCCAGCTGAGCGCCCTGGCCCAGCAGCAGCAGAGCATCCTGCAGCAGGACTGGAGCGACCTCCTGGCGGACCCCGAAGGCCTGCGGCAGGAGTACGAG CACTTCAAGCAGCACGagctgctgagccaggagcagaGCGTGAACCAGCTGGAGGACGACGGAGAGCGCATGGTGGAGCTGGGCCACCCGGCTGTGGGACCCATCCAG ACCCACCAGGAGGCCCTGAAGATGGAGTGGCAGAACTTTCTGAATCTGTGCATCTGTCAGGAGAGCCAGCTGCAGCACGTGGAAGCCTACCGCCGG TTCCAGGAAGAGGCCGACTCGGTCAGCCAAACCCTGGAAAAGGTGAACTCCAGCCTGGACACCCAGTACAGCCCAGCCCCTGGAGCGCCCCCTGGTGCCTCCACAGAGCTGCTGCAGCAGTTGGAG gcagagaagaagcagCTGGCTGTCGCAGAGAAGACCATTAAAGACCTGCAGCGGCGGAGCCAGCAGGTGGCACCTCTGCCGCAGCGCAGGAACCCGCCCCAGCAGCCCCTGCATGTGGACAGCATCTGTGACTGGGACTCAGGAGAA CTGCTGCGGGGTGAGCGGTATTTGCTGATGGACAACACTGACCAGCACACCTGGGTCGTTCAGGGCCCAGGTGGGGAGACCAAACGTGCCCCAGCCGCCTGCTTCTGCATCCCGGCTCCGGACCCTGAAGCCGTGACCAGAGCCTCCAA GTTGGCCTCGGAGCTGCAGGCCCTGAAGCAGAGACTGGACACAGTCCAGAGCCACCTGGTGGCCAGCGCTACGCAGCCCCTACAGACTGGCCAGCAGG CTCCCACTGGCTCAGCCCCAGCAGACCCACAGGCCCAGAAGCTCCTGACGCAGATGACCCGGCTAGACGGAGACCTGAAGCAGATAGAGAAGCAGGTGCTGGCCTGGGCCCGAGCCCCGCTGAGCCGCGAGACACCCCTGCAGGACCTGGAGGGCCGCATCCAAAGCCACAAG GACACAGCCCAGCGGCTGCAGGGCCTGGGAGCGGAGAAGGAGGCAGCCCAGCGGGAGTGTGAGGCGTTTCTGTCTGCCCAGCCCGTGGGCCCCTCTGCCCTGAACCTGCCCGTGACCCTCAACAGTGTCAAGAACAAGTACAACGATGTGCAGGTTCTCTGCAACCTCTACGGGGAGAA AGCCAGAGCAGCCCTGGGGCTGGAGCGCCAGATCCAGGATGCGGACAGGGTCATCCGAGGCTTCGAGACCACCGTGGCGCAGGAGGCCCCCATCCCCGCCGGCCCGGGCGCCCTGCAGGACAGGGTCAGCGAGCTGCAG cGCCTGCGGAGGGAGCTGCTGGAACGGCAGGCCTGCGTGCTGGGGCTGCACCGGGAGCTGAAGGCCACTGAGCACGCGTGCGGCGCCCTGCGGAACAACTTCCATGAGTTCTGCCAAGACCTGCCTCGCCAGCAGCGCCAGGCGAGGGCCCTCACCGACCGCTACCACGCTGTGGGGGACCAGCTGGACCTGCG GGAGAAGATGCTGCAGGATGTCGGCCTTACCTACCAGCAGTTCAAGAACTGCAGGGACAACCTGAGCTTCTGGCTGGAGCACCTGCCCCGCGCCCAGGTGCGGCCCGGCGAGGGGCCCAGCCAGATCGCCTACAAGCTGCAGGCACAGAAG AGGCTGCAACAGGAGATCCAGGGCCGAGAGCAGGATAGGGCCATGGTGTCCCGCCTCTCCCAGGACCTGCAGGCAGCTCTGCAG gACTATGAGTTGCAGGCAGACACCTACCGCTGCTCCCTGGAGACTACGGAGGCAGGGTCAGCTCCCAAGAGAGCCCGAGTGGTTCCGCTGCAGGAGAGCATCCGGGCGCAG GAGAAGAGCCTGACAAAGGCCTACACGGAGCTCGCGGCTGCCCACCAGCAGCAGCTGCGCCAGCTGGAGTTTGCCAGAAAGATGCTGGAGAAG AAGGAGCTCAGTGAGGATATCCAGGTGACCCATGGCGCACAGCAGGGGTCTGCGGGCCCAGCCCGAGCAGGGAGGGAGTCAGAGGCCCTGAAGTcgcagctggaggaggagaggaagcggGTGGCCCAGGTGCAGCAGCAGCTGCAGGAACAGAGGGACCAGCTGCTGCAGCTGAGGACACAGCGGCCCGTGGAGAGGCTGGAAGAGAAGGAGGTGGTGGAGTTCTACCGGGACCCCCAGCTGGAGAGCAGCCTGTCCAGGGCGCGGTCCCAGCTGGAGGACGAAGGCAAGAAGCGGGCCAGCCTGCAGGCAGACCTGGAGGCCGCGGCCCAGAAGGTCGTCCAGCTGGAGAGCAAGAGGAGGGCCATGCAGCCTCACCTGCTGACCAAGGAGGTCACCCAGATCGAGAGGGACCCCGGTCTGGAGAGCCAGGCGGCCCAGCTCAGCGGCGAGATCCAGCACCTGCGCGGGGAGAACGCCGCCGTCTCGGCCCGGCTAGAGGCGCTGAAGAAGGAGCTGCTGGCCCTGGAGCAGAAGGCGCCGAGCGTGAAGGAGAAGGTCGTGGTGAAGGAAGTGGTCAAGGTGGAGAAGGACCTGGAGATGCTCAAGGCAGCCCAGGCCCTGAGGCGGCAGGTGGAGGAGGACGTGGGGCGGAGGAAGGCGGCGGCCGACGCGGCCGCCCAGCTGCAGGCTCGCATTAGGGAGCAAGAGCGCGCCATCGGCGCCGTGGAGCCCAAGGTGATCGTGAAGGAGGTGAAGACGGTGGAGCAGGACCCGGGCCTCCTGGAAGAGGCGTCCAGGCTGaggggcctcctggaggaggccAGGAGCAGGGACGCGGCGCTGGCGCGGGAGCTGGAGGACCTGCGCGCCAAGTGCAGCGCGTTGGAGAAGCAGAAGCCCAAGGTGCAGCTCCAGGAGCGCGTGCACGAGACCTTCCAGGTGGCCCCCGAGACGCAGCAGGAGATGGCGCGGCTCCGGGCGCAGCTGCAGGAGACGGCGGGCAGGAGGAGCCGCGCCGagcaggaggtggaggggctgctGCCCGACCTGGCCGCGCTCCGGGCCCGGAAGCCCACGGTGGAGTACAAGGAGGTGACCCGGGAGGTGGTGAAGCACGAGCGGAGCCCCGAGGTGCTGCGGGAGATCGACCGCCTGAAGGCCCAGCTCAACGAGCTCGTCAACGGCAGCGGGCGGGCCCGGGAGCAGCTCATCCGGCTGCAGGGGGAGCGCGATGAGTGGCGGCGGGAGCGGTCCAAGGTGGAGACCAAGACGGTGAACAAGGAGGTGGTGCGCCACGAGAAGGACCCGGTCCTGGAGAAGGAGGCCGAGCGGCTGCGCCAGGAGGTGCGAGAAGCCGCCCAGAAGCGGCGGGCCGCCGAGGACGCCGTCCACGAGCTGCAGAACAGGTACCTGCTGCTGGAAAGGAGGCGGCCCGAGGAGAAGGTGGTGGTGCAGGAGGTGGTGGTCACCCAGAAGGACCCCAAGCTCCGCGAGGACCACAGCCGGCTGAGCCGCAGCCTGGACGAGGAGGCGGGCCGGCGGCGGCAGCTGGAGCGCGAGGTGCAGCAGCTGCGGGCGGCCGTGCaggagcaggagagcctgctcAGCTTCCGCGAGGACCGGAGCAAGAAGCTGGCCGCCGAGAGGGAGCTGCGGCAGCTGACCCTCAGGATCCAGGAGCTCGAGAAGCGGCCTCCCGTGGTGCAAGAGAAGATCATCATGGAGGAGGTGGTCAAGCTGGAGAAGGACCCGGCTCTGGAGAAGTCCACGGAGGCCCTGCGGCAGGACCTGGACCAGGAGAAGACGCAGGTAACAGAGCTGCACCGGGAGTGCAAGAACCTGCAGGTCCAGATCGACGTCCTCCAGACCACCAAGTCGCAAGAGAAGACCATCTATAAGGAGGTGATCAGGGTGGAGAAGGACCGGGTGCTGGAGGGCGAGCGGTCCCGGGCGTGGGAGGCGCTCAACAGGGAGCGCGCGGCCCGCCAGAGCCGGGAGGAGGACGTGCGGCACCTCCGGGAGCGGCTGGACCGGGCGGAGGCGCTGGGTCGGACCTGGGCCCGGGAGGAGGCTGAGCTCCACAAGGCCCGGGACCAGGCGGACCAGGAGCGCCGGCAGCTGCGGCAGGAGCTGCGGGAgctggagagacagaagcagcagAAAGTGCTGCAGCtgcaggaggaggcagagctgCTGAACCAGAAGACGGAGAGCGAGCGCCAGAAGGCGGCCCAGCGGGGCCAGGAGCTCTCGCAGCTCGAGGCGGCCATCCTCTGCGAGAAGGACCAGATCTATGAGAAGGAGAGGACCCTCCGGGACCTCCACGCCAAGGTGAGCAGGGAGGAGCTCCACCAGGAGACCCAGACGCGAGAGACCAACCTTTCCACCAAGATCTCCATCCTCGAACCTGACACCGGCAAGGACATGTCCCCGTATGAGGCCTACAAGAGGGGCGTCATCGACCGAGGCCAGTACCTCCAGCTCCAGGAGCTGGAGTGCGACTGGGAGGAGGTCACCACCTCGGGCCCCTGTGGCGAGGAGTCCGTGCTCCTGGACCGCAAGAGCGGGAAGCAGTACTCCATCGAGGCCGCCCTGCGCTGCCGGCGCATCTCCAAGGAGGAGTACCATCTCTACAAGGACGGCCACCTCCCCATCTCCGAGTTCGCGCTGCTCGTGGCCGGGGAGACTAAGCCCAGCTCCTCACTCTCCATTGGCTCCATCATCTCCAAGTCCCCGctcgcctcccccaccccccagagcccCGGCTTCTTCTCTCCCAGCGTCAATCTCGGGCTCGCCGATGACAGCTTCCCCATCGCCGGCATCTATGACACAACCACAGACAACAAATGCACCATCAAGACGGCCGTGGCCAAGAACATGCTGGATCCCATCACCGGGCAGAAGCTGCTGGAGGCCCAGGCGGCCACCGGGGGCATCGTGGACCTCCTCAGCCGGGAGCGCTACTCCGTGCACAAGGCTATGGAGAGGGGGCTGATCGAGAACTCCTCGACGCAGAGGCTGCTCAACGCCCAGAAGGCCTTCACCGGCATCGAGGATCCCGTCACCAAGAAGAGGCTGTCGGTGGGCGAGGCCATTCAGAAGGGCTGGATGCCGCAGGAGAGCGTGCTCCCGCACCTGCAGGCGCAGCACCTGACTGGGGGGCTCATCGATCCCAAGAGGACCGGCCGCATCCCTGTTCCCCAGGCCGTGCTCTCCGGAATGATCAGCGAAGAGCTGGCCCAGCTCCTGCGGGAGGAGGCCAGCTACGAGAAGGATTTGACAGACCCCATCTCCAAGGAGCGCATAAGCTACAAGGAGGCCATGGGGCGCTGCCGGAGAGACCCCCTGAGcggcctgctgctgctccccgcCACGCTGGAGGGGTACCACTGCTACCGCCCCGCCTCGCCCCGGCTGCTGCGCTGCCGGCGCTGA